One genomic window of Fibrobacterota bacterium includes the following:
- a CDS encoding VWA domain-containing protein, which yields MTRYFLRAAAGVVLLSLPRAVAAQVVNAECGLRGADTTITGGVLTKQCLDPATLNGKSVQIPANVTRIDNTGFALCGSALQEGGLADIVYVLDQSGSMQVGSAWISPDKKDTIYLQNTNCNGLNNNDFGGAYGTLTIPNETGVRTIPVINPNKTVAGCPDNTAGDPFTQRGIAFKEAIQFQAERAPSSMAGYLGFSGGVLNPVRPVTLNSPTNINRLLDNIILHLNNGTNYTAPLDSAKRWLLSPTITTPTHSKAIIFLSDGRPSPSDQNGLKVIDSLYAAQPGKMPPVYGILLSKPSSDTAILDSISKRTGGKFFLIPPSHPDSLKSVVARILNVILRQYHPVGAVVTNGSTAPASVGTAGPADFIAQGNNEWLFGFDKIVPLNKQADNQIKLSTEYVDQTGAAKDTTVNFILSTKGPEESANKNLPGTQFSVVCHDLPPLIDPIKVAYMKDINGDGAADLLVIGFFQPLTGLPASLDAYWNDFGPAFKNKAPPALSFLPGSGNKVILADFSASPWPVGVTSIPAGAAPVVVLPTGGVFGGQSHAIDDSIGPILLSGTIKPFDASKLQPGLEANIDTITVIASEPIRTKGQWTTVLLWSKSVNGKCEDFVNAQTVVVTQSPTIDGSNTKLTVLADAANPKGSPTKGDCVYLNVDGTYTDMNFNPPPVHGVPLDGTPPPRKIDLFRGYPPVVGLDAANPGFMVTNQDPRTGSTTTSYSVLDSATGKYTVSWIPPVGFVEGRPFNPAIPAVTSPSVGVEGTGVTTMPPGISTIQVVSTGKYIADITIYDNRGTFLKRFKQPFGYNGELNNRYRIAPKGEVSYLVWDLKDDHGRKAGQGVYIWKVLFTFDSGKQEVQYTRTGVMRRLGWQAP from the coding sequence ATGACTAGATATTTCCTGCGGGCCGCCGCTGGCGTGGTCCTGCTTTCCCTGCCCCGGGCCGTGGCGGCGCAAGTCGTGAACGCGGAATGCGGTTTGCGAGGCGCCGATACCACTATTACTGGCGGCGTATTGACCAAGCAATGCCTGGATCCCGCCACCCTCAACGGCAAGAGCGTGCAGATACCGGCCAACGTGACCCGCATCGACAATACGGGGTTCGCTTTATGCGGGAGCGCCCTGCAGGAAGGCGGCCTGGCCGACATCGTTTACGTATTGGATCAGTCTGGTAGCATGCAGGTCGGCTCCGCCTGGATTTCCCCGGACAAGAAGGACACCATTTACCTGCAGAATACCAACTGCAACGGACTCAACAATAACGATTTCGGCGGCGCCTACGGCACCCTTACCATCCCCAATGAAACCGGGGTGCGGACCATTCCCGTCATCAATCCCAATAAAACGGTGGCGGGCTGCCCGGACAATACCGCGGGCGATCCCTTCACGCAGCGCGGCATCGCCTTCAAGGAGGCCATCCAATTCCAGGCCGAACGCGCGCCCAGCTCGATGGCGGGTTATCTCGGCTTCTCGGGGGGAGTGCTCAACCCGGTCCGCCCGGTAACGCTCAATTCTCCTACGAACATCAATCGGCTTTTGGACAACATCATCCTTCACCTCAATAACGGGACCAATTATACTGCCCCATTGGATTCCGCCAAGCGCTGGCTGTTGAGCCCTACCATCACCACGCCGACCCATTCCAAGGCCATCATTTTCCTTTCCGATGGCCGTCCCAGCCCTTCGGATCAGAACGGCTTGAAGGTCATCGATTCCCTGTACGCCGCTCAGCCCGGCAAGATGCCCCCGGTTTACGGAATCCTCCTTTCCAAACCTTCCTCGGATACGGCCATCCTCGATTCCATCTCCAAGCGCACCGGCGGGAAGTTCTTCCTGATCCCGCCCTCCCATCCGGATAGCCTTAAATCCGTGGTGGCCCGCATCCTGAACGTTATCCTGCGCCAGTACCATCCCGTGGGAGCGGTGGTGACCAACGGCAGCACGGCGCCCGCTTCGGTGGGGACGGCGGGACCGGCCGACTTCATCGCCCAGGGCAACAATGAATGGCTGTTCGGTTTCGACAAGATCGTCCCGCTCAACAAGCAGGCGGATAACCAAATAAAGTTGTCAACGGAATACGTGGATCAAACGGGGGCCGCAAAGGACACCACGGTCAACTTCATCCTCTCCACCAAGGGCCCGGAGGAATCGGCCAACAAGAACCTTCCCGGCACCCAGTTCAGCGTGGTCTGCCACGATCTGCCCCCTCTCATCGATCCGATCAAGGTGGCGTACATGAAGGACATCAACGGGGACGGCGCCGCCGATTTGCTCGTGATCGGTTTCTTCCAACCCTTGACCGGATTGCCGGCATCCCTGGACGCGTATTGGAACGACTTCGGGCCCGCCTTCAAGAACAAGGCCCCGCCCGCGCTTTCCTTCCTGCCCGGTAGCGGAAACAAGGTGATCCTGGCGGACTTCTCGGCTTCGCCTTGGCCCGTAGGCGTCACGTCCATCCCGGCCGGCGCGGCTCCCGTGGTGGTCCTGCCGACCGGCGGCGTATTCGGCGGGCAAAGCCATGCCATCGACGATTCCATCGGGCCGATCCTCCTCAGCGGCACGATAAAGCCCTTCGATGCTTCCAAGCTCCAGCCGGGCTTAGAGGCGAACATCGACACCATCACGGTTATCGCCTCCGAACCCATCCGTACCAAAGGGCAATGGACCACGGTCCTGTTGTGGTCGAAATCCGTGAACGGCAAGTGCGAGGATTTCGTGAACGCGCAGACGGTGGTGGTTACGCAGAGCCCTACTATCGACGGTTCCAACACCAAGCTTACCGTACTGGCCGATGCCGCGAACCCGAAAGGTTCGCCCACGAAAGGCGACTGCGTCTACCTGAACGTGGACGGGACCTACACCGACATGAATTTCAATCCGCCTCCCGTACATGGCGTCCCCTTGGACGGGACCCCGCCCCCGCGGAAAATCGATCTGTTCCGCGGGTATCCCCCGGTGGTCGGCCTCGACGCGGCCAATCCCGGATTCATGGTCACCAATCAGGATCCCCGCACGGGGAGTACCACCACCAGTTATTCCGTTCTGGATTCCGCCACCGGCAAATACACGGTTTCCTGGATCCCTCCGGTCGGATTCGTGGAGGGCCGTCCGTTCAATCCGGCCATCCCGGCCGTGACCTCCCCTTCGGTTGGCGTGGAGGGGACCGGCGTGACCACCATGCCTCCGGGAATCTCGACGATACAAGTCGTTTCGACGGGCAAGTACATCGCTGACATCACCATCTACGATAACCGGGGCACCTTCCTGAAAAGGTTCAAGCAGCCCTTCGGGTACAACGGGGAATTGAACAACCGCTACCGTATCGCGCCCAAAGGCGAAGTCAGCTATCTGGTCTGGGATCTGAAGGACGACCATGGCCGGAAGGCCGGCCAGGGAGTTTATATCTGGAAGGTCCTCTTCACCTTCGATAGCGGCAAGCAAGAGGTGCAGTATACCCGCACCGGCGTGATGCGTCGGCTCGGCTGGCAGGCTCCGTAG
- a CDS encoding helix-hairpin-helix domain-containing protein encodes MTLVFLAAGGGLKAWRRATVRLGPFPDRTTLAQDSAQAADSLGRASADPPSIADTGGSLDSFHRTAGADSTLATSALPGHVASAFDPVPTASVTDASHPRRKAPLDGPGSSGKIDLNRADAAGLMRIKGVGEKTAEAILAYRRAHGPFRDVRDLLQIKGIGEKKLEKLTPHIIL; translated from the coding sequence ATGACCCTGGTATTCCTGGCCGCCGGCGGCGGCCTAAAAGCCTGGCGCCGCGCGACCGTTCGGCTCGGGCCATTTCCGGACAGGACGACCTTGGCCCAGGATTCCGCTCAAGCCGCCGATTCCCTGGGTCGCGCCTCTGCCGATCCACCCTCAATCGCCGATACCGGCGGCTCGCTGGACTCTTTTCATCGAACGGCGGGCGCGGACTCGACCCTGGCGACGTCAGCGCTTCCGGGTCATGTTGCTTCGGCATTCGACCCTGTCCCGACCGCTAGCGTAACCGATGCCTCCCATCCAAGGCGGAAGGCGCCCCTGGACGGCCCCGGATCTTCCGGTAAGATCGATCTCAATCGCGCCGATGCCGCCGGTCTGATGCGGATCAAAGGCGTAGGCGAGAAAACCGCGGAAGCGATCCTTGCCTATCGACGCGCCCATGGGCCGTTCCGCGACGTCCGCGACTTGTTGCAGATCAAGGGGATAGGGGAGAAAAAGCTGGAAAAACTCACCCCGCATATAATATTATAA
- the pilM gene encoding pilus assembly protein PilM translates to MAKKSSSVVALELSRSFLKLVEFLPEENQISTVAIKPLDATRWDDDQYLAEQIKHSVAKHISAPDADLVGAVAGENAVIRQIEIPNGEDNILDAIEWEMEQYLIQPVGEYLVDWQPLGSNQDESARTYLVAAFRRSEVLRLKAILEQSGCGLAVLDVDVFAAQNVYEVNYPEKAPLRSFLIKADSHVIKCSRTQNGQFLGFESTTVDPGFMSSAGEAKSGMILELASRVRAAFDRAADASGGVDQIVLCGDLALDDEFREVLEANLSAEVLVLNAFKEINFALGPEKSAIFQPSAPQCAGAVGLALRRRGDN, encoded by the coding sequence ATGGCCAAAAAAAGCTCAAGCGTGGTGGCTCTGGAATTGAGCCGCTCCTTCCTGAAATTGGTCGAATTCCTGCCGGAGGAAAACCAGATTTCCACCGTGGCGATTAAGCCCTTGGATGCCACCCGCTGGGATGACGATCAGTACCTGGCCGAGCAGATCAAGCATAGCGTCGCCAAGCACATTTCCGCCCCGGACGCCGATTTGGTGGGCGCGGTAGCCGGCGAAAACGCGGTGATCCGCCAGATCGAGATCCCCAATGGGGAGGACAATATCCTCGACGCCATCGAATGGGAGATGGAGCAGTACCTCATCCAGCCGGTGGGGGAATACCTGGTGGATTGGCAGCCCTTGGGCTCGAACCAGGACGAGAGCGCCAGAACCTATCTGGTAGCCGCTTTCCGCCGCAGCGAAGTCTTGCGCCTTAAGGCCATCCTGGAGCAAAGCGGGTGCGGCCTAGCGGTGTTGGACGTGGACGTGTTCGCGGCCCAAAACGTTTATGAAGTGAACTACCCCGAAAAGGCGCCCCTCAGGAGCTTCCTCATCAAGGCCGATTCCCACGTCATCAAATGCTCGCGCACCCAGAACGGCCAATTCCTGGGCTTCGAGAGCACCACGGTCGATCCCGGCTTCATGTCATCGGCGGGCGAAGCCAAGTCCGGCATGATCCTGGAGCTGGCCAGCCGGGTGCGGGCCGCCTTTGACCGCGCCGCGGATGCGTCGGGCGGGGTGGACCAGATCGTCTTATGCGGGGACCTCGCCTTGGACGATGAGTTCCGCGAAGTGCTGGAAGCCAACCTGTCCGCCGAAGTGCTCGTGCTCAATGCTTTCAAGGAAATCAACTTCGCCCTGGGTCCGGAGAAAAGCGCCATCTTCCAACCATCGGCCCCGCAATGCGCCGGCGCGGTTGGCTTGGCGCTGCGGCGGCGGGGGGACAACTGA